The following proteins are co-located in the Flavobacterium sp. CECT 9288 genome:
- a CDS encoding C40 family peptidase, whose protein sequence is MTIVVIMIFSYSCAPKNYSSTSKKIGYKEIKSSTDKKKIEKIVQSVVENAHKALGSPYKYGGTNTKGFDCSGLIITLFKQQDIILPHNSLQLSKTGIVLNAKKDKVNKGDLVFFSNSKNKTIDHVGIVIDTSDEEIKFIHSSTSKGVIVSSTKEPYYKKNFVQANRLF, encoded by the coding sequence ATGACAATTGTTGTTATTATGATTTTTAGTTACAGTTGTGCACCTAAAAATTATAGTTCAACGTCGAAAAAAATTGGTTATAAAGAAATCAAATCTTCAACTGATAAAAAAAAGATTGAAAAAATAGTCCAATCGGTGGTAGAAAATGCTCACAAAGCACTTGGATCTCCCTACAAATATGGAGGAACTAATACAAAAGGTTTTGACTGCTCTGGATTAATTATTACCCTATTTAAACAACAAGATATTATTTTACCACACAATTCACTCCAATTATCCAAAACTGGAATAGTTCTTAATGCAAAAAAAGACAAAGTCAATAAAGGAGATTTAGTGTTTTTTTCAAATAGCAAAAATAAGACCATAGACCACGTGGGCATTGTAATTGATACCTCTGATGAGGAAATTAAATTTATTCACTCCTCTACTTCAAAAGGTGTAATTGTATCCTCTACTAAGGAGCCTTACTATAAAAAGAATTTTGTTCAAGCCAATAGACTTTTTTAA
- the surE gene encoding 5'/3'-nucleotidase SurE, which translates to MKKNKPLILITNDDGISAPGLRALIAVMQEIGEIVVVAPDKPQSAMGHAITINSTLYLNKISKDSDAFLEYSCSGTPVDCVKLAVNEILERKPDLCVSGVNHGSNSSINVIYSGTMSAAMEAGIEGIPAIGFSLLDYDWNANFDAIKTFIRKIALQVLENGLPEGVLLNVNFPKLQEENIKGIRVCRQAKAIWVEKFDKRKTPQGRDYYWLAGEFVNQDHGEDTDEWALKNGYISVVPVQFDLTAYHAIQQLNTFSWNEE; encoded by the coding sequence ATGAAAAAAAACAAGCCGCTGATACTTATTACTAATGACGATGGCATATCGGCACCGGGATTGAGAGCTTTAATAGCTGTAATGCAAGAAATTGGCGAAATTGTTGTTGTAGCACCCGACAAGCCTCAAAGCGCTATGGGACATGCCATTACCATAAACAGCACCTTATACCTAAATAAAATATCCAAAGATTCAGACGCCTTTTTAGAATACAGTTGCTCTGGAACTCCAGTAGATTGTGTTAAACTTGCCGTTAATGAAATCTTAGAAAGAAAACCGGATCTTTGTGTTTCTGGAGTAAATCATGGTTCAAATTCATCCATCAATGTTATTTACTCAGGCACTATGAGTGCTGCCATGGAGGCAGGAATTGAAGGAATACCTGCTATAGGATTTTCACTTTTGGATTATGATTGGAATGCAAATTTTGATGCCATCAAAACCTTTATTCGTAAGATTGCGCTACAAGTTCTTGAAAATGGATTACCCGAAGGTGTATTACTGAATGTTAATTTCCCAAAACTACAAGAAGAAAACATAAAAGGAATACGAGTATGCCGACAAGCAAAAGCCATTTGGGTAGAAAAATTTGACAAGCGCAAAACACCTCAAGGCCGAGATTATTACTGGTTAGCTGGAGAATTTGTAAATCAAGATCATGGAGAAGACACTGATGAGTGGGCACTAAAAAACGGTTACATATCCGTAGTACCAGTACAATTTGACTTAACAGCATATCATGCCATTCAACAACTTAACACCTTTTCATGGAATGAAGAATAA
- a CDS encoding DNA/RNA non-specific endonuclease, whose translation MSNTQNGFVPIANEESEYEKRSKSEDVNQTELRYTTNDLLPISTTNTIVKHNYYSLSYNEIYEQAEWVAYELKKDYIKNNNFKRPYFIEDAKVKTGSADWRNYKNSNYDKGHLCPAGDMEFSMSAYNDTFLTSNIAPQDKKFNNGIWNRLEQKVRYWAVKENGVYVVTGGVLNNSLKTIGKEKVAVPQYFYKILMNRSGNRVKMIGFLMPNQPSDEPLYKFVVSVDAIEKLTGINFFPQLEDRLENQLEANKDYKDWSFN comes from the coding sequence ATGTCAAATACTCAAAATGGTTTTGTACCCATTGCAAATGAAGAGAGTGAATACGAAAAGAGGAGTAAGTCTGAGGATGTAAATCAAACAGAATTACGTTATACAACAAATGATTTGTTGCCAATATCAACAACAAATACAATTGTAAAGCACAATTATTATTCTCTTTCTTATAATGAAATTTATGAACAAGCAGAGTGGGTGGCTTATGAATTAAAGAAAGATTACATAAAGAACAATAACTTTAAACGCCCCTATTTTATTGAGGATGCTAAGGTTAAAACAGGTTCTGCTGATTGGAGGAATTACAAGAATTCTAATTATGATAAAGGGCATCTGTGTCCAGCAGGAGACATGGAATTTTCAATGTCAGCGTACAATGATACTTTTTTAACCTCAAATATAGCTCCTCAGGATAAGAAATTCAATAACGGTATTTGGAATAGATTAGAGCAAAAAGTTAGGTATTGGGCAGTGAAAGAGAATGGTGTGTATGTAGTGACAGGAGGTGTTTTGAACAATTCCTTAAAAACTATTGGAAAAGAAAAGGTCGCTGTGCCTCAATATTTTTATAAAATATTAATGAATCGCTCTGGAAATAGAGTGAAAATGATTGGTTTTTTAATGCCTAATCAACCAAGTGATGAACCATTATACAAATTTGTAGTCTCTGTAGATGCAATAGAAAAACTCACGGGAATTAACTTCTTCCCTCAATTAGAGGATCGTTTAGAAAATCAATTAGAAGCTAACAAGGATTATAAAGATTGGAGTTTTAACTAA
- a CDS encoding peptide MFS transporter, translating into MEINQSLEEIQNFKGKYPKQLWYLFFSEMWERFCFYGMRGMLVVFMVNHLAMNETVANLQYGATQAWVYAFTFIGGLFADKILGLRKSLFWGGILMIVGSVILAIDPKNLFFIGLGFTIVGTGFFKPNISSMVGQLYKNDDPRRDAGFSFFYMGVNLGALIGGYICIAVAEGSMWQSLVPENLRWNVGFGFAAVVMIISLLTFTQTQKSLGPIGLSPLMGIEKSKKKNLEIATYLGSLCIIPVIIIMVANTQYTDYFMIFIGPASILYLFYEMKNFSLAENKKLLAALVFIIFSIFFWAFFEQSGGSLSLFAANNLNNDILGVELSPNGVNNAANSFFVIGFAALVGLVWLWMAKRKIEPNTVIKFGLAFVFLAGGFWIFYYTKFFADLNGRTSLGVFTLGWFIITFGELCLSPIGMSAMTKLSPQKTQAVIMGMWFLASAYGQYFAGILGANIAEASENASNLDKLYVYADGYYQLGIYALIAGLVLILSSPLIKKLMQEVK; encoded by the coding sequence ATGGAAATCAATCAGTCATTAGAAGAAATTCAAAATTTTAAAGGAAAGTATCCAAAACAATTGTGGTATTTATTTTTTAGCGAAATGTGGGAACGGTTTTGTTTCTACGGTATGCGTGGTATGCTCGTGGTATTCATGGTGAATCATTTAGCTATGAATGAAACGGTAGCTAACCTGCAATATGGTGCTACTCAAGCTTGGGTATATGCCTTTACATTTATTGGAGGATTATTTGCTGATAAAATTTTAGGTTTAAGAAAGTCACTTTTTTGGGGTGGAATTTTAATGATTGTAGGAAGTGTTATTCTGGCCATTGATCCTAAGAATTTGTTCTTTATTGGTTTGGGTTTCACAATTGTTGGAACGGGTTTTTTTAAACCCAACATCTCATCAATGGTGGGACAGTTATATAAAAATGACGATCCACGCAGAGATGCTGGTTTTTCATTCTTTTATATGGGTGTAAATCTTGGAGCATTGATTGGTGGTTATATTTGTATTGCTGTAGCCGAAGGCTCTATGTGGCAATCTTTAGTTCCAGAAAATTTAAGATGGAATGTAGGCTTTGGGTTTGCCGCGGTTGTGATGATTATAAGCTTGCTTACCTTTACTCAAACTCAAAAAAGTTTAGGCCCAATAGGACTTTCTCCCTTAATGGGCATTGAAAAATCAAAGAAAAAAAATCTTGAAATTGCAACATATTTAGGTTCGCTTTGTATTATTCCAGTAATTATAATCATGGTTGCAAATACCCAGTATACTGATTATTTTATGATTTTTATTGGTCCTGCCTCTATATTGTATTTGTTCTATGAAATGAAGAATTTTTCTTTAGCAGAAAATAAAAAGCTTTTAGCTGCTTTAGTGTTTATCATTTTCTCAATCTTCTTTTGGGCTTTTTTTGAGCAAAGTGGAGGTTCTTTAAGCTTATTTGCTGCAAATAATTTAAACAATGATATTTTAGGAGTTGAATTAAGTCCAAATGGAGTAAACAATGCAGCCAATTCGTTTTTTGTTATTGGTTTTGCAGCATTAGTGGGATTGGTTTGGTTGTGGATGGCGAAAAGAAAGATAGAACCTAATACAGTTATTAAATTTGGTTTGGCCTTTGTATTTCTTGCTGGAGGTTTTTGGATATTTTATTACACTAAATTTTTTGCTGATTTAAACGGAAGAACCTCATTAGGAGTTTTTACTTTAGGTTGGTTTATCATCACTTTTGGAGAATTGTGTTTATCACCAATAGGAATGTCAGCAATGACTAAACTGTCTCCACAAAAAACACAAGCCGTAATCATGGGGATGTGGTTTCTAGCTAGTGCTTATGGGCAGTATTTTGCTGGAATATTAGGTGCAAATATTGCAGAAGCATCTGAAAATGCATCCAACCTAGACAAACTTTACGTATATGCTGATGGGTATTACCAATTGGGGATTTATGCTTTAATTGCAGGTTTAGTTTTGATTTTAAGTTCGCCACTCATTAAAAAATTAATGCAGGAAGTAAAGTAG
- a CDS encoding thioredoxin family protein — translation MKKIIITLLLITFSVATQAQELVWETNINKAMEVSTKTKKPMLLFFTGSDWCGWCIRLQKEVLKTPEFSKWANDNVVLVELDFPRKSTQTEEIKKQNNELQMAFGIQGFPTVHFVNAKTVDGKVNFEGLGSTGYVAGGPAAWLTEANKILKK, via the coding sequence ATGAAAAAAATTATAATTACGCTTTTGCTGATAACTTTTTCAGTTGCTACGCAAGCACAAGAGTTGGTTTGGGAAACTAATATTAACAAGGCAATGGAAGTTTCAACCAAAACCAAAAAACCGATGTTGTTGTTTTTTACAGGAAGTGACTGGTGTGGCTGGTGTATTAGGTTGCAAAAAGAAGTACTTAAAACACCTGAATTTTCAAAATGGGCAAATGATAATGTAGTTTTGGTTGAACTTGATTTTCCTAGAAAGTCTACCCAAACAGAGGAAATTAAAAAACAGAATAATGAATTGCAAATGGCTTTTGGTATACAAGGTTTTCCAACAGTACATTTTGTAAATGCTAAAACAGTTGATGGTAAGGTTAATTTTGAAGGTTTAGGAAGTACGGGATATGTTGCCGGAGGACCAGCAGCCTGGTTAACAGAAGCTAATAAAATTTTAAAAAAGTAA
- a CDS encoding ComEC/Rec2 family competence protein, with protein sequence MKVLHFPLIKITIGFIIGLILSHYIFLPTKYIFSVILLSLIGLGVQYFFLKKNKKAAPLFGISILFLAGLIGVSTQRIHSDSFKESHYLQVKNVFQQEKTYTLIIREKLKKTSFSDRYVAILTHINNETKTGKIVLNINNDSIQKALKVGNIIQLKTSIHPNTSPKNPYQFDYGKYLENKHIYGQIYTSSNAIKIAKQLKKDLWYYSDALRTRILKNLQNNNFNDEELQVAMALILGQQQDIAPDIIKDYQYAGAVHILSVSGLHIGFILMFMTLILKPIPNNKKGSWLKLFIILTSLILFGILAGLAPSVVRSVTMFSFIAIGSHLRRSVNIYHTLIVSILIILLFEPSFLFDVGFQLSYLALFFIIWLQPMLNLLYQPKNKLTKYFWDILTVSFAAQIGTLPLSIYYFHQFPGLFFITNLIVIPLLGGIMIIGVLVMLGAALYDAPQFLSQLFEWSIYFLNKIIHSIASYEQFIIRDIPLHLFMLLSAYASIICIVLWVKKPNFHKLVGVLTSIIVMQGACIYTRWQDSKNSELIVFHLPKETLITIKKGTICEIYSNTNKENKVNKAKSNLKTYLLSTNGIIEKKQSLRNFIYFKGKRIFVLDSANQLIANINPDVLLLTQSTKVNLDRVLLELKPKMVVADGSNFKSIQQTWKKSCDKQKIPFHMTHEKGFYSIK encoded by the coding sequence ATGAAAGTGCTGCATTTCCCACTGATAAAAATTACAATTGGTTTTATAATAGGACTTATTTTGTCTCATTATATTTTTTTGCCCACAAAATATATTTTTTCAGTAATACTACTTTCACTTATTGGATTAGGAGTACAATACTTTTTTCTCAAAAAAAATAAAAAAGCAGCACCATTATTTGGGATAAGTATATTGTTTTTAGCAGGATTAATTGGAGTTTCAACGCAACGCATACATTCTGATAGTTTCAAAGAGAGTCACTATTTACAAGTTAAAAATGTATTCCAACAAGAAAAAACATATACATTAATCATTAGAGAAAAATTAAAAAAAACTTCATTTAGTGATCGGTATGTAGCAATACTCACTCACATTAACAATGAAACTAAAACAGGTAAAATAGTCCTGAACATTAATAATGACAGTATCCAAAAAGCATTAAAAGTAGGTAATATAATTCAGTTAAAAACCTCAATACACCCCAACACTTCACCCAAAAATCCTTATCAATTTGACTATGGAAAGTATTTAGAGAACAAACATATTTATGGTCAAATATACACATCAAGTAACGCCATAAAAATTGCAAAACAATTAAAAAAGGATCTTTGGTATTACTCGGATGCATTAAGAACACGCATTTTAAAAAACTTACAAAATAATAATTTTAACGATGAAGAACTACAAGTTGCCATGGCACTCATACTTGGGCAACAACAAGACATCGCACCAGATATAATTAAAGACTATCAATATGCAGGTGCTGTACATATCCTATCCGTTTCGGGCCTTCATATAGGTTTCATACTAATGTTTATGACATTGATTTTAAAACCTATACCAAACAACAAAAAAGGTTCATGGCTAAAACTATTTATTATATTAACATCACTTATTTTGTTTGGTATACTTGCTGGATTAGCACCATCAGTGGTACGCTCTGTGACAATGTTCTCTTTTATTGCAATTGGAAGCCATCTTAGACGCAGCGTAAACATCTATCATACCTTAATCGTTTCCATACTAATAATTTTACTTTTTGAACCTTCATTTTTATTTGACGTAGGATTTCAACTAAGCTATTTAGCGCTATTTTTTATAATTTGGCTACAGCCAATGTTAAACCTGTTATATCAACCAAAAAATAAATTAACAAAATATTTTTGGGATATTTTAACCGTATCATTTGCAGCACAAATTGGCACCCTTCCATTAAGTATTTATTATTTCCATCAATTTCCAGGACTCTTTTTTATAACCAATCTAATAGTAATACCATTATTAGGGGGAATAATGATAATTGGGGTTCTCGTAATGCTTGGCGCTGCTTTATATGATGCACCACAATTTTTATCTCAATTGTTTGAATGGAGCATCTATTTTCTAAATAAAATCATCCATAGTATTGCCTCCTATGAACAGTTCATCATTAGAGATATACCTCTGCACTTATTCATGCTACTTAGCGCTTACGCCTCTATAATTTGTATTGTACTTTGGGTTAAAAAACCAAATTTCCATAAATTAGTTGGAGTGTTGACCTCAATTATAGTAATGCAAGGAGCGTGCATCTACACCCGCTGGCAAGACTCAAAAAATAGCGAATTAATTGTTTTTCATTTACCCAAGGAGACGTTAATTACTATAAAAAAAGGGACTATTTGCGAGATATATAGCAACACTAACAAAGAAAACAAAGTAAACAAAGCAAAAAGTAACTTAAAAACATACCTATTGAGTACTAATGGTATTATAGAAAAAAAACAGTCTTTGAGGAACTTCATCTATTTCAAGGGAAAAAGAATTTTTGTATTAGACAGCGCTAATCAACTTATCGCAAATATAAATCCCGATGTTTTGCTATTAACACAATCAACAAAAGTAAATTTAGATCGTGTGTTACTGGAGTTGAAACCCAAAATGGTTGTAGCAGATGGATCTAACTTTAAGTCCATACAACAAACTTGGAAAAAGAGTTGTGACAAACAAAAAATCCCTTTTCACATGACTCATGAAAAAGGATTTTATAGTATTAAGTAA
- the lpxB gene encoding lipid-A-disaccharide synthase, producing MKYYIIAGEASGDLHGSNLMKELLKKDPHAEIRFWGGDLMENVGGTLVKHYRDLAFMGFIEVVFNLKTILNNITICKKDIQNFQPDVLIFIDYPGFNLRIAKWAKKLGIKTHYYISPQIWAWKESRITDIKRDIDKMYVILPFEKKFYEEKHQYLVDFVGHPLIDAIQNKSNVSEIDFRKENNLSDKPIIAILPGSRKQEITKMLQIMLSVSNDFPEYQFVIAGAPSQEFSFYTPFITQSNIQFVANKTYDLLQNATAALVTSGTATLETALFKVPEVVCYKGNWISYQIAKRIITLKYISLVNLIMDEEVVTELIQDECNSKRIKEELYKILKTEKRNTILEKYILLEKKLGGRGASEKTAALIVKDLF from the coding sequence ATGAAATATTACATAATTGCAGGTGAAGCCTCTGGAGATTTACACGGCTCTAACTTAATGAAAGAGCTTCTCAAAAAAGATCCACATGCAGAGATTCGTTTTTGGGGAGGTGATTTAATGGAGAACGTAGGCGGTACCTTAGTAAAGCACTATCGCGATCTTGCCTTTATGGGTTTTATTGAGGTTGTATTCAATTTAAAAACGATTTTAAACAACATTACCATTTGTAAAAAGGACATTCAGAACTTCCAACCTGATGTGTTGATTTTTATAGACTACCCTGGATTTAATCTCCGAATTGCAAAGTGGGCCAAAAAACTAGGAATCAAAACACATTACTATATTTCTCCTCAAATATGGGCTTGGAAAGAAAGCAGAATTACCGATATCAAAAGAGACATAGATAAGATGTATGTTATATTACCTTTTGAGAAAAAGTTCTACGAAGAAAAACACCAATATCTAGTTGACTTTGTGGGACACCCCTTGATAGATGCCATTCAAAACAAATCGAATGTTAGTGAAATTGATTTTAGAAAAGAAAACAATCTGAGTGACAAACCAATCATAGCAATTCTTCCTGGAAGTAGAAAACAAGAAATTACAAAAATGCTGCAAATCATGCTCAGTGTTTCTAATGATTTTCCTGAATATCAATTTGTAATTGCTGGGGCTCCTAGTCAGGAATTCTCTTTTTATACCCCATTTATAACACAAAGTAACATCCAGTTTGTAGCAAATAAAACCTATGATTTATTACAAAATGCTACAGCTGCTTTAGTAACATCAGGAACAGCTACGCTTGAAACGGCTTTATTTAAAGTACCGGAAGTAGTATGCTACAAAGGCAATTGGATATCTTATCAAATTGCAAAAAGAATCATTACATTAAAATACATTTCATTAGTCAACCTCATTATGGACGAAGAGGTAGTTACAGAACTAATTCAAGATGAATGCAATTCCAAACGCATCAAAGAAGAGTTGTACAAAATCTTGAAAACCGAAAAACGCAATACTATTTTAGAAAAATACATACTTCTTGAAAAGAAATTAGGTGGTCGTGGTGCCAGTGAAAAAACAGCAGCTTTAATTGTAAAAGATTTATTTTAA
- a CDS encoding thioredoxin family protein, translated as MIKNLLFVFILLYSFNMNAQSLNWLTDVNAAIEISNKENKPLLLLFADKNASNTLLFSQVLNTLDFALWSRDNVVIVKIDLTQGDENEYIDRNLNLKSAFGVDVIPSICFARASSRKGKINYQLIGKMVYKTGGVKAWLADVTALLRVTEE; from the coding sequence ATGATTAAGAATTTACTTTTTGTGTTTATACTTTTGTATAGCTTTAATATGAATGCCCAATCCTTGAATTGGTTAACAGATGTAAATGCTGCTATTGAAATTAGTAATAAAGAAAACAAGCCTTTATTATTGTTATTTGCAGATAAAAATGCCTCAAATACCCTGTTGTTTTCTCAGGTTTTAAATACTCTTGATTTTGCTTTATGGTCTAGGGATAACGTAGTGATTGTTAAAATTGATCTTACCCAAGGTGATGAAAATGAATATATTGATCGCAACTTAAATTTAAAAAGCGCTTTTGGTGTGGATGTTATTCCTTCAATATGTTTTGCAAGAGCTAGTTCTAGAAAAGGTAAGATTAATTACCAGTTGATAGGTAAAATGGTTTACAAAACCGGAGGGGTAAAGGCATGGTTAGCTGATGTTACAGCACTTTTAAGAGTAACTGAAGAATAA
- a CDS encoding carboxy terminal-processing peptidase produces MNTILHFMKRNYKILIVVACISMALFAFNIKSSKSNDPEKDKLLLELLTFVIEKGHYSPATIDDNFSKGIYKDYIVALDPSKRFFLQSDIDEFSKFELQLDDQLLNKDLSFFNLTYDRLIKRMNESTKIYKSVLSKPFNYETDESFNVDYEKAPYSKNLTELNDKWRKQIKLSTLSSLVDKQRLEEDKKKNDDKYVVKSFETLEKETRDSSLKSLDEYFSFIKDLDRNDWFSVYINAITGRFDPHTNYFAAEEKERFDVSISGKLEGIGARLQKKNDLTEISELISGGPAWRGKQLESGDLIMKVAQGDAEAVDVVGMRLDDVVKKIKGPKGSEVRLTIKKVDGTIKIVSIIRDIVEIEETYAKSSVVEKNGLKYGVIYLPKFYIDFENPEGRDAGKDIALEVDRLKNAGVSGIVLDVRDDGGGSLSTVVDIAGLFIEQGPIVQIKSAGRKKEVLYDKDPKIEWDGPLVIMVNSFSASASEILAAAIQDYKRGIVIGSKQTYGKGTVQNVYDLNTLVRNSAVGDLGAIKTTTQKFYRINGGSTQLEGVHSDIVMPDRYSYLKMGERDIDNAMPWDKIDQTSYQLWNDNSNFAQVIMNSKNRITQNPQFQLIEDNAKWIDGRSEENIYSLNITKFKIAQTQIEEKAKKYKSIVDYKNDLRFSSLPHEVEAMNQDSSLKEKRERWHEALSKDIYVEEALNVLDDLQSKAFTNKVLPVKVKKDKLVKS; encoded by the coding sequence ATGAATACTATACTTCACTTTATGAAAAGAAATTATAAAATATTAATTGTTGTCGCGTGTATTTCGATGGCTTTATTTGCATTTAATATCAAAAGCTCAAAAAGTAATGATCCTGAAAAAGATAAGTTACTACTAGAGTTATTGACTTTTGTTATTGAGAAAGGACATTACAGCCCTGCTACAATTGATGATAATTTTTCCAAGGGCATTTACAAGGATTACATTGTAGCATTAGATCCTTCAAAACGTTTTTTCTTGCAATCTGATATTGATGAGTTTTCAAAATTTGAACTGCAGTTAGACGATCAATTATTGAATAAAGATTTAAGTTTTTTTAATCTTACCTACGATCGTTTGATCAAAAGGATGAACGAGAGTACTAAAATTTACAAATCAGTGCTTAGTAAACCGTTTAATTATGAAACTGACGAGAGCTTCAATGTTGATTATGAGAAGGCACCTTATTCTAAAAATCTTACCGAATTAAATGATAAATGGAGAAAACAAATCAAGTTGTCAACTCTTTCCTCATTGGTTGACAAACAAAGGTTAGAAGAAGATAAAAAGAAAAATGACGATAAGTATGTGGTAAAATCTTTTGAAACATTAGAGAAAGAAACAAGAGATAGTTCTTTAAAATCTCTTGATGAGTACTTCAGTTTTATAAAAGATTTAGATCGTAATGATTGGTTTTCAGTTTACATAAATGCAATCACAGGTCGTTTTGATCCTCATACGAATTATTTTGCTGCCGAAGAAAAAGAACGTTTTGATGTAAGTATAAGTGGTAAGTTAGAAGGTATTGGAGCAAGATTACAAAAGAAAAATGATCTTACTGAAATATCTGAACTTATTTCTGGTGGGCCTGCTTGGAGAGGTAAACAACTAGAATCGGGTGATTTAATTATGAAAGTTGCTCAAGGTGATGCAGAGGCTGTCGATGTTGTAGGAATGCGTCTTGATGATGTGGTTAAAAAAATTAAAGGACCAAAAGGTTCTGAAGTACGTCTTACCATTAAAAAAGTGGATGGAACTATTAAAATTGTTTCTATAATTCGTGATATAGTTGAAATTGAAGAAACATACGCTAAGTCAAGTGTGGTTGAGAAAAATGGATTGAAATATGGGGTTATTTATTTGCCGAAATTTTATATCGATTTTGAAAATCCAGAGGGTAGAGATGCAGGTAAAGATATTGCTCTTGAAGTTGACCGTTTGAAAAATGCAGGTGTTAGCGGAATCGTATTAGATGTTAGAGATGATGGAGGAGGTTCTTTGTCTACTGTTGTTGATATTGCAGGATTGTTTATTGAGCAAGGTCCTATAGTTCAAATTAAATCGGCTGGACGTAAAAAAGAAGTTTTGTATGATAAGGATCCAAAAATTGAATGGGATGGACCACTTGTAATTATGGTAAATAGCTTCTCGGCCTCGGCTTCTGAAATTCTTGCAGCTGCAATTCAAGATTACAAACGCGGAATTGTAATAGGAAGTAAACAAACGTATGGTAAAGGTACTGTTCAAAATGTGTATGACTTGAATACACTTGTACGTAATAGTGCAGTGGGAGATTTAGGGGCTATTAAAACCACTACTCAGAAATTTTATAGAATTAATGGAGGATCTACACAACTAGAAGGTGTACACAGTGATATTGTAATGCCAGATCGCTATTCTTATTTAAAAATGGGTGAAAGGGATATTGACAACGCAATGCCTTGGGATAAAATTGATCAAACTAGCTATCAATTATGGAATGATAATTCTAATTTTGCCCAAGTAATAATGAATAGTAAAAATAGAATTACTCAGAACCCACAATTTCAATTGATTGAAGATAATGCAAAATGGATTGATGGACGCAGTGAGGAAAATATTTACAGTTTAAATATTACTAAATTTAAAATTGCTCAAACTCAAATTGAAGAAAAAGCAAAAAAGTATAAATCAATTGTTGATTATAAGAATGATTTAAGATTCAGTTCTTTGCCACACGAAGTTGAGGCTATGAATCAAGATAGTTCTTTGAAAGAAAAAAGAGAAAGATGGCATGAAGCATTGTCTAAAGATATCTATGTAGAAGAAGCATTAAATGTATTAGATGATTTACAGTCTAAAGCTTTTACAAACAAAGTATTACCGGTTAAGGTAAAAAAAGACAAGCTTGTAAAGTCATAA